AATGAAGTCGCGTGTCATTTTGAGAGAAAATACACATGCGATTTGGTGCTTAGATGGGCAACCTTCAACCGGCATCTGAATTTCAACCGCGAAAGATACACTACCGGACTTTGCAACAGCCGTGCCAGCTGCCCATCTGCGCTTGACATGCCTTCCCCGGCCATGTACACTCCAGGGCGCTGGTAAAACACAACGGAGTCACCCATGGACGGCAGGCTGATGATCAGAATGGCTGGTGGCGCTTTTCCAGCCTGATGTTGCGCCTGCACGCCCTTAGCAATGCTACGAGCAAATTCTTAAGGCTGTGGGCGCATGTCCCGCAGCTTTTTGCTTTTTTGCCCGGCGGAGCGTAACGCCGGGAACGCTTATCCCAGCACACTGATGACGGTCTGTTCAGCGGCCCCGCAGGTCGCTGGAAGCTGAAGGTAAACACCATCATGGCCCTGGTAACCCTGACTAACGTCACCAAGAGTTTTGGCGCCAGCGATATCTTCACCGATGTCAGCGCCAGCATCCCCCACGGTGCGCGTATCGCCCTGGTCGGCGCCAATGGCGTCGGCAAGACCACCCTGCTCAACCTGATCGTCGGCCTGGACACGCCCACCAGCGGCACAATCACGCGGGCCAGCGGCCTGCGCATCGGCTTCCTGCCCCAGCGTCCGGAGCTGGCCGGCGATCATGCGCTCTATGAGGAGATGTTGCGCGTCTTTAGTCCGCTACGTGACATGGAAGCCCGCCTGGCCGAACTGGAACACGAGATGGTTGGCAGGCCGGACGATGACGAACTCATCGCAGCCTATGGCGCGCTGCAGCAACGCTATGAACAGGCCGGCGGCTTTGAGTACGAACACCGCATCCGGATGGTGCTGACCGGCCTGGGCTTTACCCCGGACGAATACGCGCGTCCGCTGACCAGGCTCTCCGGCGGGGAGCGCACCCGCGCCCTGCTGGGCCGCCTGCTGCTGGAAACGCCTGATCTGCTCGTCCTGGACGAGCCGACCAACCACCTGGACATTGACGCGGTGGAATGGCTGGAGGGCTTTCTCAAGTCCTTCGCTGGAGCGGTGCTGGCCGTCAGTCATGACCGCTATTTTATGGACCGCGTGGTCACTACCATCTGGGAGATGGCCTTTGGCCGGATGGAGGTCTACCGCGGCAATTACAGCCACTACGTCACCCAGCGCGAGGAACGCCACGAACGGCTACGCCGGGAATACGAAGCCCAGCAGGCTTTCATCGAGAAGGAACTGGACTACATCCGCCGCAACCTGGGCAAGCAGAACACCAGCCAGGCCCGCGGCAAAATCCGCAAGCTGGAAACGATGGTGCTGGGCAAGTCAAAAGGCGACCTCAACCGCCTGGAGGCCGCCCTGCGCGGCGAGTTGCCTGCCCGTGGCGGGCGGTTGTTGAGCGCGGCGCAGCACGAGAAACACATGCACATGCGCCTGGAGGCGGCCATCCGCAGCGGGGACAAGGTGCTGATGACCTACAACCTGGGCGTTGGCTACCCGGATGGCGACCTGCTCTTCACCGTGCCGGATATCACCCTCTACCGGGGCGAGATCGCCGCCCTCATCGGCCCCAATGGGGTAGGGAAGACCACGCTGCTCAAAACGTTGCTGGGCAAGCTGGCTCCCAAACAGGGCAGCGCCCGGCTGGGGGCGGGCGTGCAGATCGGCTACTTCGCCCAGGCCCACGAGGAACTCAACCCTGCCAACACGGTCATCGACGAACTGCTGAGCGTCCGCCATATGCCGCAGAGCCAGGCCCGCAATTACCTGGCAACATACCTGTTCACCGGCGAGGATGTCTTCCGTTCGGTCAACACGCTCTCCGGTGGGGAGCGCGGGCGGCTGGCCCTGGCCAAGCTGGCTCTCAGCGGGGCTAATTTCCTGCTGCTGGACGAGCCAACCAACCATCTGGATATCGCCAGCCAGGAGATTCTGGAAGAAGTGCTGGATCGCTTCAACGGCACGATCCTGATGGTCAGCCACGATCGCTATTTGATCGATCGCCTGGCGACGCAGATCTGGGATGCCCGCCCCGGCGAGTTGATTGTCTTCAAAGGCCCCTATGCCGAATATCTGGTTGTGCGGGACGGTCGTAGCGCCGAAGGCGAACCGCCCCAGCCCGCTGCCCCGGCAGAGCGTACGGCGATCACCGCCCCCAAACGATCCAGAGCGCCAAAGCCCCCGGCGGATGATGAGCGCGCTGGGCGTTCGCCCAGGCTCTCCCCCTATCAACGCGCCCGGCTCACCACCGAACTGGAGCGCCGCATCGAGGCGCTGGAGGTGCGGCTGGTCGATCTCAGCGGCGCAATCGGGGAGGCCAGCGCCGCCGGGGATGCGGCCCGCGTCCACGACCTGGGGCAGGATTACGCCCGCGCCGAGCAGGAGCTGGAAGCCGCCCTGGCCGAATGGGAGGCACTGATGGTGGAGGATTGATGGCGGCGGCATTGCCACAGCAGTGACCGGGGCACTTCCGCCGCGAAAGGGGGGAAACTCTGCATGAACCGGGCTGAGTATGAGGCGTTTACAGCGGCGCTGGTGCGCACCCTGGGCGCCGATTCCCGTGTGCTGGGTTTGATTGCTGCCGGATCGATGGCCGCCACCGACCACGCCCCGGATGAGTATTCCGACCATGACTTCTGGATCGTAACCACGCCGGGCGCGCAGGAGCACTTCCGTACCACCTTCGACTGGCTGCCCGACCACGAGCAGATCGTCCTGGTCTTCCGGGAGACGGCGCACGGCCTCAAAGTGCTTTACCGCTTCGGCCACCTGGTGGAATACGCTGTGTTTGCGCCGGACGAACTGGCAGTCACCCGCCTGAACAGCTACCGCGTCCTGATCGACCGCGCCCGGATCGCGGCCCGCGCCGGGGAGATCGCAGCCCGCCCGGCAGCCGAGCATGCCAGGCGGCAGGCTGACCCGGCCTATCACTTCGGCCAGTTCCTGACCAACCTGTGGGTGGGAATCGGGCGACACCGGCGGGG
The genomic region above belongs to Anaerolineae bacterium and contains:
- a CDS encoding ABC-F family ATP-binding cassette domain-containing protein → MALVTLTNVTKSFGASDIFTDVSASIPHGARIALVGANGVGKTTLLNLIVGLDTPTSGTITRASGLRIGFLPQRPELAGDHALYEEMLRVFSPLRDMEARLAELEHEMVGRPDDDELIAAYGALQQRYEQAGGFEYEHRIRMVLTGLGFTPDEYARPLTRLSGGERTRALLGRLLLETPDLLVLDEPTNHLDIDAVEWLEGFLKSFAGAVLAVSHDRYFMDRVVTTIWEMAFGRMEVYRGNYSHYVTQREERHERLRREYEAQQAFIEKELDYIRRNLGKQNTSQARGKIRKLETMVLGKSKGDLNRLEAALRGELPARGGRLLSAAQHEKHMHMRLEAAIRSGDKVLMTYNLGVGYPDGDLLFTVPDITLYRGEIAALIGPNGVGKTTLLKTLLGKLAPKQGSARLGAGVQIGYFAQAHEELNPANTVIDELLSVRHMPQSQARNYLATYLFTGEDVFRSVNTLSGGERGRLALAKLALSGANFLLLDEPTNHLDIASQEILEEVLDRFNGTILMVSHDRYLIDRLATQIWDARPGELIVFKGPYAEYLVVRDGRSAEGEPPQPAAPAERTAITAPKRSRAPKPPADDERAGRSPRLSPYQRARLTTELERRIEALEVRLVDLSGAIGEASAAGDAARVHDLGQDYARAEQELEAALAEWEALMVED